The Thioalkalivibrio sulfidiphilus HL-EbGr7 genome includes a window with the following:
- a CDS encoding methyl-accepting chemotaxis protein, which produces MLQLLRSLTLLGAFNPDTAGSEAPPADPVPVDSASTSAEPLPVPSAVQLMALARRLLEHAEQGSASLAQRMDEMDQRSSTLKIALDAAETQMQQSLHSAEALEGEIATGVQDTQRHIGEGLARIDGELTRRLAETTQIVSLIEGIANELNLLAINAAIEAAHAERHGATFGVVAERIRELAGSTRSHAQRIKEQLDFGDLHEALERFQQDTGDTLGALADSTSASTRRQLGNFQHMHAHLESVRDNNKVIFEVLGQSQSAVERVAGKTRWSRSLLAEGTTALEQGGEPALTRLLQDRDLLRAPDFDRLAEIRRRGVLRVAIEPDFKGLSFRRRPGDPLQGLDADYARAFARWLGVECQFLECPWDQCTELLAAGRAPGEPEADLVWSALPPNASYRDVAFSESYTYLPYALARRKGDTRISGIADLEGRVLGCINDPAAFDTLAGAGLRWPANQDQPGGRVRLANLVAYSDQGRIHDCLADGLVDAFAVDRPIYWWACYGEDSPWRGQIELLPAPISASPWYYAAGVSAEPSGYHLLAALNRFIGEFRGSPERRAIEQRWQGQLLDGTQSYRQEPGDLPGETELRERYLDHCQRLGIEPRTAEDADPRRLSA; this is translated from the coding sequence ATGCTCCAACTCCTACGCTCGTTGACCCTGCTTGGCGCCTTCAATCCCGACACCGCCGGCAGCGAAGCACCGCCCGCCGACCCGGTCCCCGTCGACAGCGCTTCGACCAGCGCCGAACCCCTGCCCGTGCCATCCGCCGTGCAACTCATGGCCCTGGCCCGACGCCTGCTGGAACACGCGGAGCAAGGCAGTGCCAGCCTGGCCCAGCGCATGGACGAGATGGACCAGCGCTCCAGCACGCTGAAGATCGCCCTGGATGCGGCGGAAACCCAGATGCAGCAAAGCCTGCACTCGGCGGAGGCCCTGGAGGGCGAGATCGCCACCGGCGTGCAGGACACCCAGCGCCACATCGGTGAAGGCCTGGCCCGCATCGACGGGGAACTCACCCGCCGCCTGGCCGAAACCACGCAGATCGTCTCCCTCATCGAGGGCATCGCCAACGAGCTCAACCTGCTGGCCATCAACGCGGCCATCGAGGCCGCCCACGCGGAGCGCCACGGGGCCACCTTCGGCGTGGTGGCAGAGCGTATCCGGGAGCTGGCGGGATCGACCCGCAGCCATGCCCAACGCATCAAGGAACAGCTGGATTTCGGCGACCTGCACGAGGCCCTCGAACGCTTCCAGCAGGACACGGGAGACACCCTGGGCGCGCTGGCCGACAGCACCTCGGCATCCACCCGCCGGCAGCTGGGCAATTTCCAGCACATGCACGCGCACCTGGAATCGGTGCGGGACAACAACAAGGTGATCTTCGAGGTGCTGGGCCAGAGCCAGTCGGCGGTGGAGCGGGTCGCGGGCAAGACCCGCTGGAGCCGGTCGCTGCTCGCCGAGGGTACAACCGCGCTGGAACAGGGCGGCGAGCCGGCCCTCACCCGCCTGCTGCAGGACCGGGATCTGCTGCGCGCGCCGGACTTCGACCGCCTGGCCGAGATCCGCCGGCGCGGCGTGCTCCGGGTGGCCATCGAGCCGGACTTCAAGGGCCTGTCCTTCAGGCGCCGTCCCGGCGATCCCCTGCAGGGCCTGGATGCGGACTACGCCCGGGCCTTCGCCCGCTGGCTCGGCGTGGAGTGCCAGTTCCTGGAGTGCCCCTGGGACCAGTGCACCGAACTGCTGGCCGCTGGCCGTGCCCCGGGAGAACCGGAGGCGGATCTGGTGTGGAGTGCCCTGCCCCCCAATGCCAGCTACCGTGACGTGGCCTTCTCGGAATCCTATACCTACCTGCCCTATGCCCTGGCCCGGCGCAAGGGGGATACCCGCATCAGCGGCATCGCCGACCTGGAGGGACGGGTGCTGGGCTGCATCAACGACCCGGCCGCCTTCGACACCCTGGCGGGCGCGGGCCTGCGCTGGCCGGCCAACCAGGACCAGCCAGGAGGCCGGGTGCGTCTGGCCAACCTGGTGGCCTACTCCGACCAGGGGCGCATCCACGACTGCCTGGCGGATGGCCTGGTGGACGCCTTCGCGGTGGACCGGCCCATCTACTGGTGGGCCTGTTACGGCGAGGACAGCCCCTGGCGCGGACAGATCGAACTGCTCCCCGCCCCCATCAGCGCCTCGCCCTGGTACTACGCTGCTGGGGTGTCGGCAGAACCCTCCGGCTACCACCTGCTGGCGGCGCTGAACCGTTTCATCGGCGAGTTCCGGGGCAGCCCGGAACGCCGCGCCATCGAACAGCGCTGGCAGGGCCAGCTGCTCGATGGCACCCAGAGCTATCGGCAGGAACCCGGCGACCTGCCGGGGGAGACGGAGTTGCGGGAGCGCTACCTGGACCATTGCCAGAGACTCGGCATCGAGCCCAGGACGGCGGAGGATGCCGATCCGCGGCGACTGTCCGCCTGA
- the lnt gene encoding apolipoprotein N-acyltransferase, giving the protein MPDPMNPVISFLEARPCLGHLLALIAGVSLSLAFAPYELRVFAVLAPAALFLLWWDQAPGRAAWRGYLFGLGMFGAGVSWIYYSLHLFGSAIAPLAALITALFVAVLALYPALLGYLLARFAPRLPVAALVLCFPAAWVLWEWWRGWFLTGFPWLLLGTAQVDTALAGYVPVVGAYGASLVVALMAGLLAFVLVRWSPRALGVGAAAVLCLWLAGLGLSRMDWTRPEGEALSVHLIQGNVAQEEKWGPDSIDEALALYGGLTRKVLVEAEAVDIVLWPETAIPAFYHEIHEPLMELADAVEARGGALITGIFVYDFETGAMYNSIVHATAEPAAYHKRHLVPFGEYLPLRGLLMWLDDWLEIPMSDLSKGGWRPLMYVGDLPVGMSVCYEDAFGGQVIDALPEAKLLINVSNDAWFGDSIAPHQHLEIARMRSLETGRDMLRATNTGVSAVIGHRGELIATSPQFEVDVLTAHAQPRTGRTPFALWGNSVAVWLSLVLLAAGSLGRRWLRA; this is encoded by the coding sequence GTGCCTGATCCGATGAACCCGGTCATCTCCTTCCTCGAGGCCCGTCCCTGTCTCGGCCATCTCCTGGCCCTGATCGCTGGCGTGTCGCTGAGCCTGGCCTTCGCCCCCTATGAACTGCGCGTGTTCGCCGTGCTGGCGCCGGCGGCGCTGTTCCTGCTGTGGTGGGACCAGGCGCCGGGCCGGGCCGCGTGGCGGGGCTACCTGTTCGGTCTGGGGATGTTCGGCGCGGGGGTCTCGTGGATCTATTACAGCCTGCACCTGTTCGGTTCCGCCATCGCGCCCCTGGCGGCCCTGATCACCGCCCTGTTCGTGGCGGTGCTGGCCCTGTATCCGGCGCTGCTCGGCTACCTGCTGGCCCGCTTCGCCCCGCGCCTGCCGGTTGCGGCCCTGGTGCTGTGTTTCCCGGCCGCCTGGGTGCTGTGGGAATGGTGGCGGGGCTGGTTCCTCACCGGCTTCCCCTGGCTGCTGCTGGGCACCGCCCAGGTGGATACGGCCCTGGCCGGCTACGTGCCGGTGGTGGGGGCCTACGGCGCGAGCCTGGTGGTGGCGCTCATGGCCGGGCTGCTGGCCTTTGTCCTGGTGCGCTGGTCACCCCGGGCCCTGGGCGTGGGCGCTGCCGCCGTGTTGTGCCTGTGGCTCGCGGGTCTGGGGCTGTCCCGGATGGACTGGACCCGGCCCGAGGGGGAGGCGCTGTCGGTGCATCTCATCCAGGGCAACGTGGCCCAGGAAGAGAAGTGGGGGCCCGACAGCATCGATGAGGCCCTGGCGCTCTACGGCGGGCTCACCCGAAAGGTCCTGGTCGAGGCCGAAGCGGTGGACATCGTGCTGTGGCCCGAGACCGCCATCCCTGCCTTCTATCACGAGATCCATGAACCCCTCATGGAACTGGCCGATGCGGTGGAGGCCCGGGGCGGGGCGCTGATCACCGGCATTTTCGTCTACGACTTCGAGACCGGCGCCATGTACAACAGCATCGTGCATGCCACCGCGGAACCCGCTGCCTACCACAAGCGCCACCTGGTGCCCTTCGGCGAATACCTGCCCCTGAGGGGCCTGCTCATGTGGCTGGATGACTGGCTGGAGATCCCCATGTCGGATCTCTCCAAGGGCGGCTGGCGTCCGCTCATGTACGTGGGCGATCTGCCCGTGGGCATGTCCGTGTGCTACGAGGATGCCTTCGGCGGGCAGGTGATCGATGCCCTGCCCGAGGCGAAGTTGCTGATCAACGTGAGCAACGATGCCTGGTTCGGCGATTCCATCGCCCCCCACCAGCACCTGGAGATCGCGCGTATGCGTTCGCTCGAGACCGGGCGCGACATGCTGCGCGCCACCAACACCGGCGTGTCCGCCGTGATCGGTCACCGCGGCGAGCTGATCGCCACCTCGCCCCAGTTCGAGGTGGACGTGCTCACGGCCCACGCCCAGCCGCGCACCGGGCGCACGCCCTTTGCCCTGTGGGGCAACAGCGTGGCGGTGTGGCTCAGCCTGGTCCTGCTGGCCGCGGGCAGCCTGGGACGCCGCTGGCTGCGGGCCTGA
- a CDS encoding HlyC/CorC family transporter, which yields MNDKSRNAPPLRNWLERLSLAFTGEPRDRAQLIDLLRSAHQREILDPDALGMIEGVLQVAEMQVRDIMVPRAQMDVVRGDGQLMDILPVITESAHSRFPVVGDSRDEVLGILLAKDLLRYFVDGNTEDFDMRDVLRPAVFVPESKRLNVLLKEFRNSRNHMAIVVDEYGGVAGLVTIEDVLEQIVGEIDDEHDIEDYLTHIMRHPSGRYTVKALTPIDEFNQYFSTDYSEEEFDTIGGLVVNRFGHVPKRGDELVFDRFQVRVLRADNRRVHLLEMRLREDVEPTVDGE from the coding sequence ATGAACGACAAATCAAGAAACGCACCGCCCCTGAGGAACTGGCTGGAACGCCTGAGTCTTGCCTTCACCGGTGAGCCCCGCGACCGGGCGCAGCTCATCGACCTGCTGCGCAGCGCGCACCAGCGGGAGATCCTGGATCCGGATGCCCTGGGCATGATCGAGGGCGTGCTGCAGGTGGCCGAGATGCAGGTGCGCGACATCATGGTGCCCCGGGCGCAGATGGACGTGGTGCGCGGCGACGGACAGCTGATGGATATCCTGCCGGTGATCACCGAGTCGGCCCATTCCCGTTTTCCGGTGGTGGGCGACAGCCGCGACGAGGTGCTGGGCATCCTGCTGGCCAAGGACCTGCTGCGCTATTTCGTGGACGGCAACACCGAAGACTTCGACATGCGCGACGTGCTGCGCCCGGCGGTGTTCGTGCCGGAGAGCAAGCGTCTGAACGTGCTGCTCAAGGAGTTCCGCAACAGCCGCAACCACATGGCCATCGTGGTGGACGAGTACGGCGGCGTGGCGGGGCTGGTGACCATCGAGGACGTGCTGGAGCAGATCGTCGGCGAGATCGACGACGAGCACGACATCGAGGACTACCTCACCCACATCATGCGTCACCCCAGCGGCCGCTACACGGTCAAGGCGCTCACCCCCATCGACGAGTTCAACCAGTACTTCTCCACCGACTACAGCGAGGAGGAGTTCGACACCATCGGCGGCCTGGTGGTCAACCGCTTCGGCCACGTGCCCAAGCGCGGCGACGAACTGGTGTTCGACCGCTTCCAGGTGCGCGTCCTGCGCGCTGACAATCGTCGCGTGCACCTGCTGGAGATGCGGCTGCGGGAGGATGTGGAGCCGACGGTGGACGGGGAGTAA
- the ybeY gene encoding rRNA maturation RNase YbeY, which translates to MALHTEIQLASEAADIPVEASLERWAAAAWQGDEDEASVVIRVVDEAESAELNGTYRHKQGPTNVLSFPFEAPPEFAEGHLGDLVICAPVVLREAAEQGKTAEAHWAHMVIHGMLHLQGHDHIEDAEAARMEALEKEILSGLGYENPYE; encoded by the coding sequence ATGGCGCTGCACACCGAGATCCAGCTGGCCAGCGAGGCCGCGGACATCCCTGTCGAGGCGTCCCTGGAACGCTGGGCCGCCGCCGCCTGGCAGGGCGATGAGGACGAGGCCTCGGTGGTGATCCGCGTGGTGGACGAGGCCGAGAGTGCCGAACTCAACGGCACCTACCGTCACAAGCAGGGCCCGACCAATGTGCTGTCCTTTCCCTTCGAGGCGCCGCCGGAGTTCGCCGAGGGCCACCTGGGCGATCTGGTGATCTGCGCCCCGGTGGTGCTGCGCGAGGCCGCCGAGCAGGGCAAGACCGCCGAGGCCCACTGGGCCCACATGGTGATCCACGGCATGCTGCATCTGCAGGGCCACGACCACATCGAAGACGCCGAGGCGGCCCGCATGGAGGCCCTCGAAAAAGAGATACTGTCCGGGCTCGGTTATGAAAATCCCTATGAATAA